CACCCCTTGGTGCTGAACCTGCAAGCGGGCCAGCGGGGGTGCATTGTCGGCGGGGCGGAAGGGGTGGGCAATGGCCACCCGCACCGGCGAGGCCCCCTGGTGCCGCACCTCGCCCCCCAGGTTGAGCAGCACCTCCAGCGCCCCCGCCCCCGCCGCGGCCCGGGCGGCTTTGTCGGCAATCAGGCCCTTGGCCAGGGCATTGAAGGTGAGGGGCAGGGGGGTTAGCCTCCGGGCCACGCGGCCCTCCCGCTGCCATAAAGGCCCTTGCAAGGCCTGGCGCAGGGCCTCGAGCTCGGCTTCAGAAGGCGCCGGGTTTTCCTGGTAAAGCCCCTGCAAGGCCAAGGCCCCGGGGTTGAAGGCCCCGTAGGTATGGGCCATCCAGCCCTCGGCTTCCTCCAGAAGCTCGGCGAGCTCGAGGGAAAGGCGCTCCACCTGGCCCCTTTGCCAGCGGGATAGCTCGGAGTCGGGCCAAAAGCTGCTGTAGATGCGCTCCAGGCGCTCAATTTCGGCTAGGGCAGCGGCCTCGGCTTCGCGGGCATCTTGTGGGCGTTCGGCCCGGAGCTGGAGGGTAAGGGTGGTACCCAGCACCCCTTCGTAGTGGGCTTGGTGGCGATGAGGGCGAGGCTTGAATAGGGCCAGTGGCATAAAAGCTTCCCCTTACCGCGGGGCAGTATCCCCCGTCGGCATAACGGTGCGATAAACAAACGGTGAAGATCTGGTGAAGAAAAAGCTACAGATTGAGCCCTATATCGAAGGTGGCAGCATACCCCGCCCCGCTCTGGGTTAGGTTGAGCAGCAGTTGGCTGCCTCCGTTGCGATAGATGCTGTCCTGGGCGTTGCGGGTGCGGGTACCCGCCTTGGCGTAGGGCGGGTTGGCCAGGATGCGGTCGCTCAGGGCTTCATCGAAGAAGAGCTGGGAGGTAAAGTCGCGGTTCTGGTAGCGGATTTTGAAGTGGATGTGTACGGTGCGTCCCGGGTACCAGCCGGGGTAGATGGTGGTGAACTGGGCGAGCCCCTGGGCATCGGTAATCTGGTAGCCACGCAACCACTTCTGCCCCCGAGTATCGGCAAAGCGGTCTTGCACCCCGGAGTAGATGCCCTGGGCGTCGCACTGCCAGATGTCCACCATCGCACCCGGCAACGGCGCGCAGCCCCCGGCGGAGACCCTCGAGACCACAAAGCGCAAGCTCAGGGGCACCCCCGGCTTGACCACCCCGCTGGTGGGATCGGAGCGGATATCGGAACGGTTCAACTGGGTGTCTACAAAATAGGGGCCCTCGGTCAGGGCCGGGCGCACAATGCAAGTCGGTAACGGCGCATTCTGTGCACTGGCTTTGGGCCCGCTCAAAAGCCCGCCCACCCCCGCCAGGCTGCCCAGCCCCAGTACCGAAAGCACCTCGCGGCGGTTCAAAATCTTTCCAATGGGCTTATCATCGTTGTCCATAGTGGCCTCCCGTGGGTTCTACATTCTCGGTACAAAAAGCGGTGAATTGGGTTAGAACTGCCGGATACACCGGCCATCAACCGCTCAGGTTTTTCTTCAGGGTCTCGTACTCGGCCTGGCTAATCTCGCCTTTGGCATAGCGCTCACGGGCGATTTCCAGGGCCCGGTCGGGGACTTGGGAGGGGCTTTTGCCGTTGGGGCTGCGCAAAAGCCGCAGGGTCAGCACCACTACCAAGGCCAGGAGCCCCAGCAGTAGCAAGGCCCACAGCAAGTCGTCCACTATGCCCAAACCCGGATAGCCAAAGCCGTCCCAGCGTCCACGGTGATCCATCGGCCACATAACACTCCTTGCAAAAGTTCGGGTTTTGGGAAAGGGCGTGTGGTCGGTGTTTCAACCACACGCCACGCAAAGCCCGGAAGGGTTTAAGTGCTCTCCGCTCGATTTGCCCTCATCTGGGGCCCCCGTGGGAAGCGTTTATCCGCACACCGATGCGAAGATTCGTTTGGAGGCGAAGCTTCCCGTAGGGTACCTAGCGCCACCCACCCCTGGGGCCACGGCCATCCCGTCCCATGGGGCCAAAGCGCATTTGCACCGGCTGGGCCACAAAGGCTTTGGCAACCGCCTGGCTGCTGGCCTTAAGGGTATTGGCCTGCTCGGCGGTCAGGCGCCCGGCCTGCACGGCCTGGTCGATGGCCTGGTTGCGGGCCGTTACCAGGGCGGCCTCGAGGGCAGCCGGGGTCTTGCCGAGGTCGGTGGCGACCTGGGCCAGGGTCTTGGTGCCGCCCGAAAGCACCGCCAGCTCGGCCGGGGTCACACCCAGGAACTGCGCAGCGGCGAAGTACAGATGGCCCACGCTATACCCCCGCAGCATCATGCGTTGCATGGGCTGGGCCGGTGCGGGCTGCGGAGCCGGGGTCTGCTGGGCAAAGGCACCTGCCAGCGCCAGACTCGAGATAACCAGCATGGTTTTTACCGTCTTGTTCATACGTTCCTCCTTCTGCCGGAAAGCCTTTCTGGCTTTCCCAAGCAGAAGTTTGCGGCAGGGCGGTTACGAAGCAGTTACGAGTCGCTGAGAGGCTCTCTCATGTGCAACACGTACATTGTTGACGGCGCAGGATAGCGGAAAGACCGTCGCTGAGCGATGGTCTATTGTCCATAGTGGTCTGGTAATCTGACTTACGCCACTTTGCCCTTACAAATCCAAATGTGGCCACCTTGTTATTGCGAGGAGGCCCCCGCCGACAAAGCAATCCAGATAGGGGTGACTGGGCTAGCCAGGCCAGAGATTCTGGATTGCTTCGCATCCTGTGGATGCTCGCAATGACGGGAGAAGACCCGCATCACATACGTTTGTTAACAGACCAATAGTCGAGCGTAGCCCTGGGGGCGGTAACGCCGGCCTCACAAACACACAATCCGCGCAAGGGCCTGTTTAGAGTCTGGCTTAGGCGGTGTTGGTTTTTAGCGCTAGTGGTCTGGTAACAAAATACGCAGTATGGGGTTTAGCCTTCAGAACGCGCCGTGTCTCGTAAGCCTGGGCCTTCGGTGTCTTGCCTGTACGGTCATGCAAAAAGTACCCCAACCCGTTTCCTTCCTCCCCTACTGCGTAGGGGAGGCCAGGTGGGGTGGCTGACCTGGCCCTTCACGCAGCGGATTGGGGGCCTTGCCTAATACCCTCCCCCACCCTCCCTACGCGGTAGGGAGGGCGTTTTTAGGCCATCTCGGGGGCCGAAGTGGGATGGAATCTCTACATCGATGTATTCGGTGTGCGGTACAAAACTTCGGAAATTTAGTTACCAGACCACTAGAATAAGCCTCCCATCAACCTAAACAGTGGGAGGCGCAGTGAGTGGGTGCTCTGCATTCTGTAGAGACACACCTGCCGTGGAAGCCTTTAGAAAGCCGCTTATTGAAGCGTCTGTCCGTCTAGGGTGACGGTGAAATTGCCGCAGGCGCTAAACTCGATGCGCAGGGTAGACTTTTCGTTAGCTGGGTTGGTGTAGACGAATTCCTTGGCACCGCTGTCAAAGTTCATCAGCCGACCCAAAGGATTCTGACAAACTTTAGGGTTCCAGTGCAGGGTGGGGTCGGTGTACCAGATCAGGTTGCGGGTGTTGTGGCCTCTTGTCCAGGTCGCGCTACCGGGACTGGCCTTGTCCACCGTGATGGTGCCGGCATTCCAGGGGTTGCCATCGCCATCGCTGTCGGGAGCATAGGTTTTGCCAACGGCGAAGACCAGTGAGCCGGTATAGGTGTTGTTGGCGGCTGTTTTGGTCACGCTATGGGTGTAGTTTTTGCTGATTTTGAAGAGGGTGGCATCTTGTTTGTCCAGCGAGTAGCTGCCGTTCAAGGTGCGCTCAACCGAAGCGGTGTTGCCGCTCACCCGCGACCTGAAACTATCAAAAGTGACGCTGTAGCCGCTGTAGGGTTGGTTGTCGTTGGTGTCCTGGAGCCGGATGGCGCCGTTCAGACTGTAGATGGTGCCTCCGGGGCCGGTGTAGCTGCAATGGTAGGTGGTGGTGGCGTCGGTGGGTACACCGTCGTCGTCGGCATCTACTGGCGGGGAGGGGGTGGTTT
This genomic stretch from Meiothermus sp. harbors:
- a CDS encoding FAD:protein FMN transferase codes for the protein MPLALFKPRPHRHQAHYEGVLGTTLTLQLRAERPQDAREAEAAALAEIERLERIYSSFWPDSELSRWQRGQVERLSLELAELLEEAEGWMAHTYGAFNPGALALQGLYQENPAPSEAELEALRQALQGPLWQREGRVARRLTPLPLTFNALAKGLIADKAARAAAGAGALEVLLNLGGEVRHQGASPVRVAIAHPFRPADNAPPLARLQVQHQGVATSGLARRGAHLYDPRTARPVARVVQATVLAPNAAAADVLATAFCVLEPTLSLALAETFGVGCLLVEQSGQTHSNPKFDHHRIQ
- a CDS encoding intradiol ring-cleavage dioxygenase — encoded protein: MDNDDKPIGKILNRREVLSVLGLGSLAGVGGLLSGPKASAQNAPLPTCIVRPALTEGPYFVDTQLNRSDIRSDPTSGVVKPGVPLSLRFVVSRVSAGGCAPLPGAMVDIWQCDAQGIYSGVQDRFADTRGQKWLRGYQITDAQGLAQFTTIYPGWYPGRTVHIHFKIRYQNRDFTSQLFFDEALSDRILANPPYAKAGTRTRNAQDSIYRNGGSQLLLNLTQSGAGYAATFDIGLNL
- a CDS encoding SHOCT domain-containing protein, which translates into the protein MDHRGRWDGFGYPGLGIVDDLLWALLLLGLLALVVVLTLRLLRSPNGKSPSQVPDRALEIARERYAKGEISQAEYETLKKNLSG